One window of Actinomycetes bacterium genomic DNA carries:
- the fdhF gene encoding formate dehydrogenase subunit alpha — MSLLDEIDRGTPAAPGEATVTLTVDGQPVAVPPGTSVLRAASLAGIDVPKLCATESLEPFGSCRLCVVEVEGVKGTPASCTTPCSDGMVVHTQTPRLEKLRRGVIELYISDHPLDCLTCAANGDCELQDMAGVVGLRDVRYGYAGDNHLGEAIDTSNPYFDFDSSKCIVCSRCVRACDEIQGTFALTIAGRGFDSRVNPSQGDTFFDSECVSCGACVQACPTATLQEKTVVELGMPTRTVLTTCAYCGVGCSFKAELKGDQVVRMVPYSGGGANEGHSCVKGRFAWSYATHKERVLTPMIRERTTDPWHEVSWDEAIGDTAQRLLQIQAEHGVGAIGGITSSRCTNEEVYVVQKMVRAAFGNNNVDTCARVCHSPTGYGLKQTFGTSAGTQDFASVAKADVVVIIGANPTDGHPVFASRLKRRLRQGAQLIVVDPRRIDLVRSPHIEAAHHLQLRPGSNVAVVNAMAHVVVTDGLMDDAFVAERCEGTEEWLDFIRREENSPEALAEVTGVPAAEVRAAARLYASAPNAAIYYGLGVTEHSQGSTMVIGMANLAMATGNIGREGVGVNPLRGQNNVQGSCDMGSFPHELPGYRHVSDDTVRETFETLWGRELVAEPGLRIPNMFDAAIDGSFRALYIQGEDLAQSDPNTQHVLHALGSMDLVVVQDLFLNETSKLAHVFLPGTSFLEKDGTFTNAERRINRVRPVMAPATGKHEWEIVCEVAQAMGYPMRYEHPSQIMDEIALITPTFAGVSFEHLDRVGSLQWPCNAQAPEGTRIMHVDRFVRGKGQLLPTRYVPTTERSSRRYPLILTTGRILTQYNVGAQTRRTENVRWHPEDVLEIHPHDAEVRGVEDGDLVLLASRVGETALRARIADRMPVGVVYTTFHHPVTGANVVTTENSDWATNCPEYKVTAVEVTLKTSHRRPAAAGDGREAAEPAPEVRLADDIAAQFGHLPHDEAVARIAGHVRSFWDPRMRARLVAAVAAGGEGIDELVLEATRQLH; from the coding sequence ATGAGCCTGCTCGACGAGATCGACCGCGGCACCCCCGCCGCCCCAGGCGAGGCCACCGTCACGCTGACCGTCGACGGCCAGCCGGTGGCGGTCCCGCCCGGTACCTCGGTGCTGCGCGCCGCGTCGCTCGCCGGCATCGACGTCCCCAAGCTGTGCGCCACCGAGAGCCTGGAGCCGTTCGGGTCCTGCCGGCTGTGCGTCGTCGAGGTGGAAGGCGTCAAGGGCACGCCGGCGTCCTGCACGACACCCTGCTCCGACGGCATGGTCGTGCACACGCAGACCCCGCGGCTGGAGAAGCTGCGCCGCGGTGTCATCGAGCTGTACATCTCCGACCACCCGCTGGACTGCCTCACCTGCGCGGCGAACGGCGACTGCGAGCTGCAGGACATGGCCGGCGTGGTCGGGCTACGCGACGTCCGGTACGGCTACGCGGGGGACAACCACCTCGGCGAGGCCATCGACACGTCCAACCCGTACTTCGACTTCGACTCGAGCAAGTGCATCGTCTGCTCCCGTTGCGTGCGCGCCTGCGACGAGATCCAGGGCACCTTCGCGCTGACCATCGCCGGGCGTGGCTTCGACTCCCGGGTCAACCCGAGCCAGGGCGACACCTTCTTCGACTCCGAGTGCGTCTCCTGCGGCGCCTGCGTGCAGGCCTGCCCGACTGCGACGCTGCAGGAGAAGACGGTCGTCGAGCTCGGCATGCCCACCCGCACGGTCCTCACCACGTGCGCGTACTGCGGCGTGGGCTGCTCGTTCAAGGCCGAGCTCAAGGGCGACCAGGTGGTCCGGATGGTGCCCTACTCCGGCGGCGGTGCGAACGAGGGGCACTCCTGTGTGAAGGGGCGCTTCGCCTGGAGCTACGCCACCCACAAGGAGCGGGTGCTCACCCCGATGATCCGGGAGCGGACCACCGACCCGTGGCACGAGGTCTCCTGGGACGAGGCCATCGGCGACACCGCGCAGCGGCTGCTGCAGATCCAGGCCGAGCACGGGGTGGGCGCGATCGGCGGGATCACGTCGTCCCGCTGCACGAACGAGGAGGTCTACGTCGTCCAGAAGATGGTCCGGGCGGCGTTCGGCAACAACAACGTCGACACCTGCGCCCGGGTCTGCCACTCGCCCACCGGCTACGGGCTCAAGCAGACCTTCGGCACCTCCGCGGGCACCCAGGACTTTGCCAGCGTGGCCAAGGCCGACGTCGTCGTCATCATCGGGGCGAACCCCACCGACGGGCACCCGGTGTTCGCCTCCCGGCTCAAGCGGCGGCTACGGCAGGGCGCACAGCTGATCGTCGTCGACCCGCGGCGCATCGATCTGGTGCGCTCCCCGCACATCGAGGCGGCGCACCACCTGCAGCTGCGTCCTGGCAGCAACGTGGCGGTCGTCAACGCGATGGCCCACGTCGTCGTCACCGACGGGCTGATGGACGACGCCTTCGTGGCCGAACGCTGCGAGGGCACCGAGGAGTGGCTGGACTTCATCCGCCGGGAGGAGAACAGCCCGGAGGCGCTGGCGGAGGTCACCGGCGTCCCCGCTGCCGAGGTGCGGGCTGCCGCGCGGCTCTACGCGAGCGCGCCCAACGCGGCCATCTACTACGGGCTGGGCGTGACCGAGCACAGCCAGGGCTCGACCATGGTCATCGGGATGGCCAACCTGGCCATGGCGACCGGCAACATCGGCCGCGAGGGCGTCGGGGTCAACCCGCTGCGCGGGCAGAACAACGTGCAGGGCTCCTGCGACATGGGCTCGTTCCCGCACGAGCTGCCGGGGTACCGGCACGTGTCGGACGACACCGTGCGGGAGACCTTCGAGACCCTGTGGGGCCGCGAACTGGTCGCCGAGCCGGGGCTGCGGATCCCGAACATGTTCGACGCCGCCATCGACGGCAGCTTCCGGGCGCTGTACATCCAAGGCGAGGACCTCGCACAGTCCGACCCGAACACCCAACACGTGCTGCACGCGCTCGGGTCGATGGACCTGGTCGTCGTCCAGGACCTGTTCCTCAACGAGACCTCGAAGCTGGCCCACGTGTTCCTGCCCGGAACGTCGTTCCTGGAGAAGGACGGGACCTTCACCAACGCCGAACGCCGGATCAACCGGGTCCGGCCGGTGATGGCGCCGGCGACCGGCAAGCACGAGTGGGAGATCGTCTGCGAGGTCGCCCAGGCCATGGGCTACCCAATGCGCTACGAGCACCCCAGCCAGATCATGGACGAGATCGCGCTGATCACGCCCACGTTCGCTGGCGTCTCCTTCGAGCACCTCGACCGGGTGGGCAGCCTGCAGTGGCCGTGCAACGCGCAGGCTCCCGAGGGCACCCGGATCATGCATGTGGACCGGTTCGTGAGGGGCAAGGGCCAGCTCCTCCCGACGCGGTACGTGCCGACCACGGAGCGCTCGAGCCGGCGCTACCCGCTCATCCTTACGACCGGGCGGATCCTCACGCAGTACAACGTGGGCGCGCAGACCCGGCGCACCGAGAACGTGCGGTGGCACCCGGAGGACGTGCTCGAGATCCACCCGCACGACGCCGAGGTCCGGGGCGTCGAGGACGGCGACCTGGTGCTGCTGGCCTCACGGGTGGGGGAGACCGCGCTGCGGGCGCGGATCGCTGACCGGATGCCGGTGGGCGTTGTCTACACGACCTTCCACCACCCGGTGACGGGGGCCAACGTCGTCACCACTGAGAACTCCGACTGGGCCACGAACTGCCCGGAGTACAAGGTGACCGCCGTGGAGGTCACGCTCAAGACGTCGCACCGCCGGCCTGCGGCGGCCGGCGACGGTCGCGAGGCGGCCGAGCCGGCCCCCGAGGTGCGGCTCGCCGACGACATCGCCGCGCAGTTCGGCCACCTGCCGCACGACGAGGCGGTCGCCCGCATCGCTGGGCACGTGCGCAGCTTCTGGGACCCCCGGATGCGCGCCCGGCTGGTGGCCGCGGTGGCCGCGGGCGGAGAGGGGATCGACGAGCTCGTCTTGGAGGCCACCAGACAGCTGCACTGA
- a CDS encoding NADH-ubiquinone oxidoreductase-F iron-sulfur binding region domain-containing protein, with protein MSVVAFVPKDASARSVGADDVAARLGTEAELRGVDLRLVRTGSRGALWLEPLVEVAAADGTRYAFGPVEAGDVEALVTAGLLDGQPAGVSHRLALGPTEQIGWLRDQHRVTFARVGVIDPLSAEDYVAHGGLKGLRRALAMSPAEVVAEVTASGLRGRGGAGFPAGVKWGTVLAADGMAGPKYIACNADEGDSGTFADRMLIEGDPFCLLEGMAIAAHAVGASHGYVYLRSEYPDAAVTLRRAIETATALGWLGRSVLGSLLAFDVSVRVGAGAYICGEETSMLESLEGKRGVIRAKPPLPAIAGLFGRPTAVNNVLTLGTVPAVLAGGAQGYADLGVGRSRGTQVFQLAGNVARGGIVETAFGLSLGELVVGWAGGTATGRPVRAVQVGGPLGAYLPPSRFDLPMDYEAFAAEGAMVGHGGVVVFDDSVDLAQQARFAMEFCATESCGKCTPCRVGAVRGVEVIDRIVAGVDPEQNVQLLTDLCEVMTDGSLCAMGGLTPQPVLSALAHWPEDFRRRTGDSATTEVAV; from the coding sequence GTGAGCGTCGTCGCCTTCGTGCCCAAGGACGCGTCCGCCCGCTCGGTCGGCGCGGACGACGTGGCGGCCCGGCTGGGCACCGAGGCGGAGCTACGCGGCGTCGACCTGCGCCTGGTGCGCACCGGCTCGCGCGGCGCGCTCTGGCTGGAGCCGCTGGTCGAGGTGGCCGCCGCCGACGGCACCCGGTACGCCTTCGGGCCGGTGGAAGCCGGTGACGTCGAGGCGCTGGTCACGGCCGGGCTGCTCGACGGGCAGCCGGCGGGCGTGTCGCACCGGCTCGCGCTCGGGCCGACCGAGCAGATCGGCTGGCTGCGGGACCAGCACCGGGTCACGTTCGCCCGGGTCGGCGTAATCGACCCGCTGTCGGCCGAGGACTACGTCGCGCACGGCGGCCTCAAGGGCCTGCGGCGGGCGCTGGCCATGAGCCCGGCCGAGGTGGTCGCCGAGGTCACCGCCTCGGGGCTGCGCGGGCGCGGGGGGGCCGGCTTCCCAGCGGGCGTCAAGTGGGGCACCGTGCTGGCCGCGGACGGCATGGCCGGGCCGAAGTACATCGCCTGCAACGCCGACGAGGGTGACAGCGGGACCTTCGCCGACCGGATGCTCATCGAGGGTGACCCGTTCTGCCTGCTCGAGGGAATGGCCATCGCCGCGCACGCCGTCGGCGCCAGCCACGGCTACGTCTACCTGCGCTCGGAGTACCCCGACGCGGCCGTGACGCTACGGCGGGCCATCGAGACCGCCACCGCCCTGGGCTGGCTGGGCCGGTCGGTGCTCGGCTCGTTGCTGGCCTTCGACGTGTCCGTCCGGGTCGGCGCCGGGGCGTACATCTGCGGCGAGGAGACCTCCATGCTGGAGAGTCTCGAGGGCAAGCGGGGGGTGATCCGGGCCAAGCCCCCGCTTCCTGCGATCGCGGGCCTGTTCGGGCGGCCGACGGCGGTCAACAACGTGCTTACCCTCGGGACCGTGCCGGCCGTCCTGGCCGGCGGGGCGCAGGGGTACGCCGACCTCGGCGTGGGCCGCTCCCGCGGCACCCAGGTCTTCCAGCTGGCCGGCAACGTCGCACGCGGCGGAATCGTCGAGACCGCGTTCGGACTCTCCCTCGGCGAGCTGGTCGTGGGCTGGGCCGGCGGGACTGCGACCGGCCGGCCGGTCCGCGCTGTCCAGGTCGGCGGTCCGCTCGGCGCCTACCTGCCGCCGTCCCGCTTCGACCTGCCCATGGACTACGAGGCGTTCGCCGCCGAGGGGGCGATGGTCGGCCACGGCGGCGTCGTCGTGTTCGACGACTCGGTCGACCTGGCCCAGCAGGCCCGGTTCGCCATGGAGTTCTGCGCCACGGAGTCCTGCGGCAAGTGCACCCCGTGCCGGGTCGGCGCCGTCCGCGGGGTCGAGGTCATCGACCGGATCGTCGCCGGCGTGGACCCCGAGCAGAACGTCCAGCTGCTGACCGACCTGTGCGAGGTCATGACCGACGGCTCGCTGTGCGCCATGGGCGGGCTGACGCCACAGCCGGTGCTCTCGGCGCTGGCGCACTGGCCGGAAGACTTCCGGCGGCGAACTGGTGACAGTGCGACCACGGAGGTGGCGGTATGA
- a CDS encoding NAD(P)H-dependent oxidoreductase subunit E: protein MTREPQQPLASVVRSALTPVVHEPGPLLLALHAVQQALGHVPDDAVPVIADELNLSRADIHGVVTFYRDFRRTPAGRTQVRVCRAEACQAVGGQALLDGVTQRLGVGVGETSVDGAVTVEEVFCLGNCALGPSALVDGRLHGRLTVDRLVGLLPSVPTAEESQR from the coding sequence ATGACACGTGAACCGCAGCAGCCGCTCGCGTCGGTGGTCCGGTCGGCGCTGACGCCGGTCGTCCACGAGCCGGGACCGCTGCTGCTCGCGCTGCACGCCGTGCAGCAGGCCCTGGGGCACGTCCCCGACGACGCTGTGCCGGTCATCGCCGACGAGCTCAACCTCTCGCGGGCCGACATCCACGGGGTGGTCACGTTCTACCGTGACTTCCGCCGGACGCCGGCCGGGCGGACCCAGGTCCGGGTGTGCCGGGCCGAGGCGTGCCAGGCGGTCGGCGGTCAGGCCCTGCTGGACGGCGTGACGCAGCGGCTCGGCGTCGGCGTGGGGGAGACGTCCGTCGACGGCGCGGTCACCGTCGAGGAGGTCTTCTGCCTCGGCAACTGCGCCCTCGGGCCGTCGGCCCTCGTCGACGGCCGGCTGCACGGACGGCTCACGGTGGACCGGCTGGTCGGGCTGCTGCCCTCCGTGCCGACGGCTGAGGAGTCGCAGCGGTGA
- a CDS encoding SHOCT domain-containing protein has translation MWVERRGAAGLGPAGWLLAALLLLTLAAVVVLVVVLLATRRSTQPQGSASTPPAAGPSAARVLLDERLARGEIDPEDYQRRRALLEGPDG, from the coding sequence ATGTGGGTGGAACGGCGCGGTGCGGCGGGGCTGGGACCCGCCGGGTGGCTGCTGGCCGCGCTGCTGCTGCTCACCCTCGCCGCGGTCGTCGTCCTCGTGGTGGTGCTGCTGGCCACCCGACGGTCGACGCAGCCGCAGGGGTCGGCATCTACGCCCCCGGCAGCCGGACCGTCGGCGGCTCGAGTCCTGCTCGACGAGCGGCTGGCGAGGGGCGAGATCGACCCGGAGGACTACCAGCGCCGCCGGGCCCTGCTCGAGGGCCCGGACGGCTAA
- a CDS encoding FAD-binding protein — MLRADLACRLVTPDDDGWEAVRSARLLTVDQQPAAVVEVAGVADVQAVLRFAAAHDLTVAAQPGGHGASRALDGAILVRTGALDELTVDPAAQVARVGAGVKRGRPLDALDGSGLVGLVGSNPDVSVVGFLLGGGLSWFGRRHGLAAHCLRAVELVDATGVHRRVTDESDPDLMWALRGGGGDFGVVTAVEIDLHPAPEIYGGKLMFPIEDARPVLRAFAATSRQAPDELTLWASLMHFPPAPFLPEPIRGKSFATVDAMFLGAVEPAEALLAPIRAAGTVLQDTTSVLSAGQLGGVAQEPTDPTPGLDASALMPGFDDAVIDRILELAGDASRTPVMGVQVRHLGGALARDVSGNAVAHRIEHEYLLFALGIAPAVPAVAAGLAEVRAGLAAYTVDQTAFTFLSAHEGAERAYAPDRLQKLQPVKRAVDPDTRIRGNHPVLGS, encoded by the coding sequence TTGCTGCGCGCCGACCTGGCCTGTCGGCTGGTCACACCGGACGACGACGGCTGGGAAGCCGTCCGCTCCGCCAGGCTGCTCACCGTCGACCAGCAGCCAGCCGCCGTCGTCGAGGTGGCCGGGGTCGCCGACGTGCAGGCGGTGCTGCGCTTCGCCGCGGCGCACGACCTGACCGTGGCGGCGCAGCCCGGCGGCCACGGGGCCAGCCGTGCCCTCGACGGCGCCATCCTGGTGCGCACGGGAGCCTTGGATGAGCTGACCGTCGACCCGGCCGCACAGGTCGCCCGGGTCGGCGCTGGCGTCAAGCGGGGCCGGCCGCTGGACGCGCTCGACGGCAGCGGGCTGGTCGGCCTGGTGGGCAGCAACCCCGACGTGTCCGTCGTCGGCTTCCTGCTGGGCGGAGGGCTGTCCTGGTTCGGGCGGCGCCACGGCCTGGCGGCGCACTGCCTGCGGGCGGTCGAGCTGGTCGACGCCACTGGCGTGCACCGTCGGGTGACCGACGAGAGCGACCCCGACCTGATGTGGGCGCTGCGCGGCGGGGGCGGGGACTTCGGCGTGGTCACCGCGGTCGAGATCGACCTGCACCCGGCGCCGGAGATCTACGGCGGCAAGCTGATGTTCCCGATCGAGGACGCCCGCCCGGTGCTGCGGGCGTTCGCGGCCACCTCCCGGCAGGCGCCCGACGAACTGACCCTGTGGGCCAGCCTCATGCACTTTCCACCGGCCCCGTTCCTCCCCGAGCCGATCCGCGGCAAGTCCTTCGCCACGGTGGACGCGATGTTCCTCGGCGCTGTGGAACCGGCCGAGGCGCTGCTGGCGCCGATCCGGGCGGCCGGGACGGTGCTGCAGGACACGACGTCTGTGCTCAGCGCCGGCCAGCTCGGCGGGGTGGCGCAGGAGCCCACGGACCCGACGCCTGGGCTGGACGCGTCCGCGCTGATGCCTGGCTTCGACGATGCGGTGATCGACCGCATCCTCGAGCTCGCCGGCGACGCCAGCCGGACGCCGGTGATGGGCGTGCAGGTCCGCCACCTCGGCGGGGCGCTCGCCCGCGACGTCAGCGGGAACGCCGTGGCCCATCGGATCGAGCACGAGTACCTGCTGTTCGCCCTGGGCATCGCGCCGGCGGTTCCAGCCGTCGCGGCCGGGCTGGCCGAGGTGCGGGCCGGCCTCGCCGCGTACACCGTGGACCAGACGGCATTCACCTTCCTCTCAGCGCACGAAGGCGCCGAGCGGGCCTACGCCCCGGACCGGCTGCAGAAGCTGCAGCCGGTCAAGCGCGCCGTCGACCCGGACACCCGCATCCGCGGCAACCACCCGGTGCTCGGCAGCTAG
- a CDS encoding cell wall-binding repeat-containing protein, producing the protein MVRGRCAAGLLAVVALVGGLLAVALAGSAGAATCSPTRLAVQTGADAGASSVVTTPVRTTAAALGAVPTPALPLPATRVAPTESTGYEVSATMVGYQLDSGGDLRLYLRDATGAPLVADIPDPACVAAGSPFAAAITAVRTAFSASYSGTSTVTAANVPVLVSGVGYFDAAGDPQAAPNGVSLHPVLSLQLNQPLTAVDRIGGASRYETAALASTAAFPSGASVVFVASGAGFPDALAGGAAAAARHAPVLLVQPDAVPAATSTALDRLAPTTVEVLGGTGAVSDAVLAALAAPGRTVHRIAGPDRFTTAAMISAATFVPKPADLFVATGRDFPDALAGSAAAGALGVPLLLVDTNRVPAATAQEVKRLQPARITVLGGSGAVGAAVLTALQAYAPIRRLAGASRYATAAQVAASAFPTASRAFLATGFGFADALAGGPAAAAVRAPVLLAQPACLPAEPASELARLDPSQVTLLGGTGALAAGAAQLAPCATYQAVPYVGTVPLPKGCITLTPAIVGVKVYLVQKALGLVGHNERYDAATVTAVKAFQQRKQLPVTGLVDRATWDALGTGYDFCLDRYTAQPTVAPAAPVADHIAALLAFASAQAGKPYIYGGAGPVGYDCSGLALQAMYSAGRTILGITTDLHVQASFATAAVMYRSTAMLHVPLAQRRPGDLVFWYSDVSHMAVYLGNDRIVEAVRPLVRTASLWAHGTPLPTVVRPFPG; encoded by the coding sequence ATGGTGCGAGGGCGATGCGCGGCCGGGCTGCTGGCGGTGGTCGCACTCGTCGGCGGGCTGCTGGCCGTTGCCCTGGCCGGCTCGGCCGGAGCGGCGACCTGCAGCCCCACGCGGCTCGCGGTGCAGACCGGTGCGGACGCGGGCGCGTCGAGCGTGGTCACCACGCCGGTCCGGACGACGGCCGCGGCCCTGGGCGCAGTGCCCACGCCGGCGCTGCCGCTGCCCGCGACCCGGGTCGCCCCCACCGAGAGCACCGGGTACGAGGTCAGCGCCACGATGGTCGGCTACCAGCTCGACAGCGGCGGGGACCTGCGGCTGTACCTGCGTGACGCCACCGGAGCGCCGCTCGTCGCTGACATCCCCGACCCGGCTTGTGTCGCCGCGGGCAGCCCGTTCGCCGCGGCCATCACCGCCGTCCGCACGGCGTTCTCGGCGTCCTACTCGGGCACCTCCACCGTCACAGCCGCGAACGTGCCGGTGCTGGTGAGCGGGGTCGGCTACTTCGATGCGGCCGGTGACCCGCAGGCCGCACCGAACGGGGTGTCCTTGCATCCGGTGTTGTCGCTGCAGCTCAACCAGCCACTCACCGCGGTGGACCGCATCGGGGGGGCCAGCCGGTACGAGACGGCGGCCCTGGCCTCGACGGCGGCGTTCCCCTCCGGGGCCTCGGTGGTGTTCGTCGCGTCCGGGGCCGGCTTCCCGGACGCGCTCGCCGGCGGGGCCGCCGCGGCCGCCCGCCACGCCCCCGTGCTGCTCGTCCAGCCGGACGCCGTCCCGGCCGCCACTTCGACCGCTCTCGACCGGCTGGCTCCGACCACGGTCGAGGTGCTCGGCGGGACCGGGGCCGTGTCCGACGCGGTTCTGGCCGCCCTGGCCGCGCCCGGCCGGACGGTGCACCGGATCGCCGGACCGGACCGGTTCACCACCGCGGCCATGATCTCGGCCGCGACGTTCGTCCCGAAGCCGGCTGACCTGTTCGTCGCGACCGGCCGTGACTTCCCCGATGCGCTGGCTGGCTCCGCTGCGGCCGGCGCGCTCGGCGTCCCGCTCCTGCTCGTGGACACGAACCGGGTCCCGGCCGCGACCGCCCAGGAGGTCAAGCGGCTGCAGCCGGCCCGGATCACGGTCCTCGGCGGCTCTGGCGCGGTCGGCGCCGCCGTTCTGACGGCACTACAGGCCTACGCGCCCATCCGGCGGCTGGCCGGCGCGAGCCGCTACGCCACCGCCGCGCAGGTCGCCGCCTCCGCCTTTCCGACGGCGAGCCGTGCCTTCCTGGCCACCGGGTTCGGGTTCGCCGACGCACTGGCCGGGGGACCGGCCGCAGCCGCCGTCCGCGCCCCGGTGCTGCTCGCCCAGCCGGCCTGCCTGCCCGCCGAGCCGGCGTCCGAGCTGGCCCGCCTCGACCCCTCGCAGGTGACCCTGCTCGGCGGGACCGGCGCACTTGCAGCCGGCGCCGCCCAGCTGGCCCCGTGCGCGACCTACCAGGCGGTTCCCTACGTCGGCACCGTTCCGTTGCCCAAGGGCTGCATCACTCTCACCCCGGCGATCGTCGGGGTGAAGGTCTACCTCGTGCAGAAGGCGCTCGGCCTGGTCGGGCACAACGAGCGCTACGACGCGGCCACCGTGACCGCTGTCAAGGCGTTCCAGCAGCGCAAGCAGCTGCCGGTGACCGGCCTGGTCGACCGGGCCACCTGGGACGCCCTGGGCACCGGCTACGACTTCTGCCTGGACCGCTACACCGCCCAGCCCACCGTGGCGCCGGCCGCCCCGGTCGCCGACCACATCGCCGCCCTGCTCGCCTTCGCCTCGGCGCAGGCGGGCAAGCCGTACATCTACGGCGGCGCCGGGCCGGTCGGCTACGACTGTTCCGGGCTGGCCCTGCAGGCGATGTACTCCGCGGGCCGGACGATCCTGGGGATCACCACCGACCTGCACGTACAGGCCAGCTTCGCTACCGCCGCCGTGATGTACCGCTCGACGGCGATGCTGCACGTCCCGCTCGCCCAGCGCCGCCCCGGCGACCTGGTCTTCTGGTACAGCGACGTGAGCCACATGGCCGTCTACCTGGGCAACGACCGCATCGTCGAGGCCGTCCGCCCGTTGGTGCGGACCGCCTCGCTGTGGGCGCACGGAACCCCACTGCCGACCGTCGTCCGGCCGTTCCCCGGCTGA
- a CDS encoding class II aldolase/adducin family protein — protein MDMDLVDQVVEVAQRVVASGGISANGHGNVSIRVPGAAEMYFTAAPSLRDHPRSAVVRVGLDGTLLEGDLPPIQGAVVAMHTAMYADSAEVGCVLHTHSPYATAYAVAHRPIGCWNEALAMFGLPHGVPVAGYGPRGSDEAVANIRAAVLPGVPAVLLANHGVLVFHRSPELAILVGGVIEEAAQAGANAGSLGGPVEIPEPLRAAALQRAMSFDDRGTQHA, from the coding sequence ATGGACATGGACTTGGTCGACCAGGTGGTCGAGGTCGCCCAGCGAGTGGTTGCCAGCGGTGGGATCTCGGCGAACGGTCACGGCAACGTCAGCATCCGGGTCCCGGGCGCGGCGGAGATGTACTTCACCGCCGCGCCCTCGCTGCGCGACCATCCCCGCTCGGCCGTGGTGCGCGTGGGCCTGGACGGAACGCTGTTGGAGGGCGACCTGCCCCCGATCCAGGGGGCGGTGGTCGCGATGCACACCGCGATGTACGCCGACAGTGCCGAGGTTGGGTGCGTGCTGCACACCCACTCGCCGTATGCCACCGCCTATGCGGTCGCGCACCGGCCCATCGGGTGCTGGAACGAGGCGCTGGCGATGTTCGGCCTGCCGCACGGGGTGCCGGTGGCCGGGTACGGGCCGCGCGGCTCCGACGAAGCGGTCGCGAACATCCGAGCCGCCGTGCTGCCAGGGGTGCCCGCCGTGCTGTTGGCCAACCACGGTGTGCTGGTGTTCCATCGCTCTCCTGAGCTCGCGATCCTGGTCGGTGGCGTCATCGAGGAGGCCGCTCAGGCGGGGGCGAACGCGGGCAGCCTCGGTGGACCGGTCGAGATCCCGGAGCCGTTGCGGGCTGCGGCGTTGCAACGCGCGATGTCCTTCGACGACCGCGGAACCCAGCACGCGTAA